The sequence CGTTGTTCTTCTTCTATTCAAATGATCTTAGGTTGCTGACTGTGATTATACTGTATAGATGTATGTTTGGGTTAGAGCACTATGTATATGTGTAGATTGTATTCCTACACCGAACCCACCTCAACCAAAATCAGGCAGGATAAAGTGGCTGATTGAGTGAAAATGTGAAAGTGATTGATGAACAATGTATCTTTGTTTGCCTAATAATTCTAACTCCTCTTATCTAAACACTAGAGACAGTCTGGTCTAAAAGATGCAATGTTTCAGTTTGACAAACCAACAAAAAATTTTTGTGTGTAAATACCCTCATAGGTCAATGACTTTTAGCTTATGATTAGCTCCTCCTCGATCCCTTAATATCTTAAAAAGCAGTATGTGCAGTGTTCCTGCAGTTTGGCTACACACTGAGTAAAAATGAGGACAGCAATACTGCTTTCTATCTTGTGCACTACTTTAGTATTGCCAGCATTTGCAGAGCAGGAAGAAAACATGGCAAGTATTATTTGTTAACAACAATAGCACTATGTACATAAATTAATGGACTTTATTTGATAAAAGTAGTTTAAAGACATATATTCTCAAGAATTGTCAAGAATGTAGCTTAATTCTGAGTAATACTGATATTTGACATGAACAAATACAAAATTGAGATGCTCATAATGATGATCTAGAAATTGCTGATTAACTTTCTGATTTATTGGAAGTAACAGGATTATCCCATTGACTTTTATTCACCTTTACAAAACCAACATAAAGAAGGAGGAAAGCCTTTCTTTGGAAAGATGTCCCCTGAagaggttattattattatcattataatgattgttattattattactactactacttctactacttctactactgcaAACCCCAACAATAAGAATAtgttatttgttaattctcttacatctttatttaactgacaaaagtagaaagaaaataacTGCCTGTGGCAGGGCATAAATCATGACTAGGATATAAAACAACATCTAAggctaaattattattattattattattattagaagtagtagtagtcatATTACTTTTATGCTGTTGATGGAGTGGGTGCCACAAAACCACATTTAATTATCTCGCTGGTGTGAGAAGTTAGACATGTTCTCTCTGGCTCCACATAAGTTGTTCTCTCACttcacaaaacatgcagaaggtcaATATCTTGCTCTAAATTGTCCCTAGGTGCAAGTgtgagagtgaatgagtgattgtGCTGTTTTGTGACCTAGCGGacctagttgtagcctagcggttaaggtactggactagtaatccagagatcgctggttcaagtcccaccactgccagattgccactgttgggcccttgagcaaggcccttaaccctcaattgctcagataatatactgtcacagtactgtaagttgctttggataaaagcgtctgataaatgttgTGATGTGTATTTTtgccttgcatccagtgtttctggTTTGTGCTGGACTCAAGGGATCTTGACCCCTTAAAGCAGATTTATtgagaataaataaacatgaaaatgCAAAGTAATTGCAAGTCAGTACAAGAACAATGACCTTTATTTGTTGTAACCATGAAGACATAAtgcattttttcttctttagaAAGAACAATGGATCTTAAAAGTCATACACCAAAATAAACAGTAAGCCACAAGAGAATAATGGCCATAAATATTGTCACAGTAAGTTCTTAACATTGATCTTACattgattttacattttctttctcattGTTAAAACACAGTTTATCTTTTTCATCTTCTctattgttttttgttctttgtttgtttttgtcacaGTTCACATCTAAAGCAATGGGAACCTGACACAAGAGTACTGCTTAActcttaaaaatgtattaactaaggggtcaaaaaataaataaataaagcaaatggTATGGAAACACTTACTTGGCATGAATGATTATGCTCATCATTTATATCCATAAAGTGATATAagaataatatactgtattgtaAACCATTGTGATTGTCTTGGTAAACATCAGATTGTCTTGGTCTCAAAAATCagcaaaaagtacaaaaataggTAGAATAATAATTAGATAAGAGTGATCTTCTGTGTTTGATCATTAACAGTGAGCAGTTTGGCATGTTGTCCACatatccatgtgggtttcctctgggtactctgTTTTCTCATATCtcttaaaacatgcagaagatgaATTAGCTACTACAACGGACTGTCTTTAAATTGCCTCTGGCTCTGAGTGATTTAATCTGTTTTTATAAATCATTTATGTTCACCTAATTGttaatacaaaccccatttccagaaaagtttgggacagtttgtaaaatgtaaaaaaaaagaagaatctgtgatttgttatttttcttgaatctttgtttaactgacaaaagtggaaagaaaatgtttttcaatgttttcactgatcaactagTAAAGGGTAAATTCAGAGAGAGTGGACGTATCTTAATCAAAAGTAAAGGTAAGTTATATCCTGCGTATTAAGACATGAACAtttgaataaaaagaaaatccatATTGTacgtaaaatgtaaaatgtatggcacatcatgGAATCAGACAATGATGAACATGGATCATTGAGTAGCTGAAGTAACCTGTAAAACTGTAACAGCAAtttcctcagttcccaaacaatgAAAAATTGTAATTAagaggaaaggtgatgtaacacagtggtaaacaggcctctgccccaacttttttaagtgtgttgtaaatatataaagtcAACAAAGTCTAAATTTGTTTTTACATACAATATACAATTAAATAGGTCAGTGAAAATATTAGGAAATTTTATctgtgtacttttgtcagttaaataaaggtttaagaggatttacaaataatttttttaattttttctattgCCTTTGTTGTTTGTCtagaaatgtgtttttatcCACAAAGTATAAAGACCAAAAGCAGCCATTGATGGCAGAACCATGATCTATGTAGAGTGAGACGGTCCTTGACAATCTAAACTTTCTCATTTAACTTTCATATTTTTGTTCCTTTCTTATGTAAGATTTCCGCTAAGGTAATAGCAAggttatgtttaaaaaactaaGTCTAAGCTATAAATCAATAAAGTTGTCCATCTGCCTACATTTTTTATATAACTGTTTATCATAATCATATCAGACTATGTGGGCCTGCTGTATAATTCATAACACAGGTAAGTATGACAGGtgagtgacctctgtgtcagCCTAAATCCAATTACAGTGGGTTAAAATAATCCCCAAAATATAGCTGGCGTATTGTCCTTGATCAGTACACTGGTAACACTTTCTCAGCAACCAAGAATGAAACTGTATACACTCTAATGCCATATGCATACACAGCTCCAAAATGATTTCCCATTAGATGAGTACTATTTCCACTATTCCCATGGAAATCTTGTAAAAATACATAGCATTGTAGATGTCCGTCCCTAACTTAAACCTCTTTTAAAATGAGTAGAGCAGGCTGAGACAGGAAGTCCAGAAGAAACAAGGTAGGAGACTGAGGGTTCTAGAGAAATTCTTGTTAAGAAGAGCCTCTATATACCATGTTCTGTCATTTCTATTCTTATCTTAGTCATACTATTTTGTCAAAGGGAGGTTACACAAAGTTCTAAATGCAGGGGTGGCTGTGATTGTGACATATATAccccaatcagccataacattaaaaccagatattcatcagttcacaaggttataacaaacacagtcatgggcaatttagtgtctccaattcacccaacttgcacatctttgaattgtgggaggaaacccatgcagacacggggagaacatgcaaactcaacatagaaaggacccagaccgcccctccccctcctggggatcgaacccagggccttcttgctgtgaggcgacagtgctacccacttagccaccgtgccggtaTACCACCACATAAAGTTTTATTGGTGTCTAAAAACTACTTGGGTACTGGGTACTTTGGTGTCCTCCATCCTCCCAAAGACATGTCAGCGGTTGAACTGTCTACTCTAAATTTTAAGTaggtgtataagtgtgatgccctgtgatggacaggtGCATTGTAAATATTTTCTGACAGTTTATGTGTTGTACCTCTATATTTCTATGCAGAGGAGCAGTTACAATTCACTCTAGAAACACTTTATATAATACTGTTAGAACGTAGTATGGGTAGCCAAAAAAACCTCTACACTCTCTGTTCTAAACTCTACACAGGTTGTTTAACAGATTCACTTAGTTATgggaaatacagtgtatcacaaaagtgagtacacccctcacatttctgcagatatttaagtatatcttttcatgggacaacactgacaaaatgacactttgacacaatgaaaagtagtctgtgtgcagcttatataacagtgtaaatttattcttccctcaaaataactcaatatacagccattaatgtctaaaccaccggcaacaaaagtgagtacaccccttagtgaaagttcctgaagtgtcaatattttgtgtggccaccattatttcccagaactgccttaactctcctgggcatggagtttaccagagcttcacaggttgccactggaatgcttttccactcctccatgatgacatcacggagctggcggatattcgagactttgcgctcctccaccttccgcttgaggatgccccaaagatgttctattgggtttaggtctggagacatgcttggccagtccatcacctttaccctcagcctcttcaataaagcagtggtcgtcttagaggtgtgtttggggtcattatcatgctggaacactgccctgcgacccagtttccggagggaggggatcatgctctgcttcagtatttcacagtacatattggagttcatgtgtccctcaatgaaatgtaactccccaacacctgctgcactcatgcagccccagaccatggcattcccaccaccatgcttgactgtaggcatgacacacttatctttgtactcctcacctgattgccgccacacatgcttaagaccatctgaaccaaacaaattaatcttggtctcatcagaccataggacatggttccagtaatccatgtcctttgttgacatgtcttcagcaaactgtttgggggctttcttgtgtagagacttcagaagaggcttccttctggggtgacagccatgcagaccaatttgatgtagtgtgcggcgtatggtctgagcactgacaggctgaccccccaccttttcaatctctgcagcaatgctgacagcactcctgcacctatctttcaaagacagcagttggatgtgacgctgagcacgtgcactcagcttctttggatgaccaacgcgaggtctgttctgagtggaccctgctcttttaaaacgctggatgatcttggccactgtgctgcagctcagtttcagggtgttggcaatcttcttgtagccttggccatcttcatgtagcgcaacaattcgtcttttaagatcctcagagagttctttgccatgaggtgccatgttggaactttcagtgaccagtatgaaagagtgtgagagctgtactactaaattgaacacacctgctccctatgcacacctgagacctagtaacactaacgagtcacatgacattttggaggaaaaatgacaagcagtgctcaatttggacatttaggggtgtagtctcttaggggtgtactcacttttgttgccagtggtttagacattaatggctgtatattgagttattttgagggaagaataaatttacactgttatataagctgcacacagactacttttcattgtgtcaaagtgtcattttgtcagtgttgtcccatgaaaagatatacttaaatatctgcagaaatgtgaggggtgtactcacttttgtgatacactgtacatcagaCTAGGGGGATttcaatttgtttttatttcaagtTACAgtgttatacactatattgccaaaagtattcgctcgtctgccttcacacgcatatgaacttgagtgacatcccattcttaatccatagggtttaatatgatgtggcACACcctttacagctataacagcttcaactcttctaggaaggctttccacaaggtttaggagtgtgtttatgggaatttttgaccattcttccagaagcgcatttgtgaggtcagacactgacgtttaacgagaaggcctggctcacagtctccgctgtaattcatcccaaaggtgttctatcaggttgaggtgcaggccagtcaagttcttccacaccaaacttgctcatccatgtctttatggaccttgctttgtgcactggtgcgcagtcatgttggaacaggaaggggccatccccaaactgttcccacaaagttgggagcatgaaattgtccaaaatcgcTTGGTatactgaagcattaagagttcctttcactggaattaaggggccgagcccaactcctgaaacaCAACATCACACCATAATctcccctccaccaaactttacacttggcacaatgcagtcagacaagtaccgtttcTCCTGGCAagcgccaaacccagactcattcatcggattgccagacggggAAACGCGATTCGTCACTCcaaagaacacgtctccactgctctagttcagtggcggcatgctttacaccgCTGCATctaacgctttgcattgcgcttggtggtGTAAGGcctggatgcagctgctcggccatggaaacccattccatgaagctctctacacactgttcttgagctaatctaaaggccacatgaagtttggaggtctgtagcgattgactctgcagaaagttggcgacctctgcgcactatgcgcctcagcaacCGCTGACCCCACTCTGACATTTTACGTGTCCTACcgcttcgtggctgagttgctgtcgttcccagttgcttccactttgttataataccacggacaattgactgtggaatatttagtagtgagtaaatttcatgactggacttgttgcacaggtggcatcctatcgcGGTACCACggtggaattcactgagctcctcaGAGCTACCCAGTCTGCATGCctgtgtgcttggttttatacacctgtgaccataattggaacacctgaattcaatgatttggatgggtgagtgaatacttttggcaatatagtgtatgttattAATAACAGCAAATGGTTGCCAGATTGGTTTGATTGAGCTAGGTTATTAGACATTATTTGGTTAACCAGACAGTCACTTCAAATGTCAttgattatttatcatttatttatttatcatttcatttatgaaCAACATTGTTAATTCTGATAACCATAGTTACTATTTTACTAATAAATCTTTGATTGACTAATATGCAGTTAAATATTACTTTAAAGAATAACCATGTAAAGTCCCATCTTCAGTAGTGACCagctattgatttttaacttcaAGCAAGtaattggaaacaggtgagtctttattgttttaaatgtaatagtTTTTTCAGATGTAAAGTCACTAGAATTCAGAAATAAATGTCTTTAAAACATTGGTTAGGCTTGGAACCTTGGTTGGGCTTGAAATCTTTTGTAAGATATCAAGGTTGGCATGTATTTTGCCAGTTCCCTACAGCAACATGGGTTACAAAATATGTAGTGTATTCAataacatcagtgcctgtccCTCAAGCCAGGAAAACCACACACACTGACAGCAGCAAAGCAATAACTGCCACTCCACACAGCagcatcaccacaaacatctgGCTACGGTCACATAATTTTTGCACTGCCTCCTCTTCATCATAGCACAGGAGCGCTAAGGATGCGCTGTCAGTGCTGACTGGATCGCCATACTGTGGCCCTTGTGCCTCCACCGTCCAGCGCAGCACATTCACTTTCATCTCCATGTCCTCCAGAGTGCGGTCTACCTGTGAAATCTCCTGCTCCAGTTGGTTTTGCTCAAGGCCTTCCATGCTGGCAGTCTGCACACCACGCTCCTCCTGCAGGTCAGGCAAGCTCAGGGCACAGGCTGCTACTTCTGCTGTACCTCCTAGACAGTACAAACAAGCATTCAGTCAACCATCAAAAAATTTGAATTGGTAAACGATCACTAATGTGTAAAGGATTTACAGCATAACAATGTCACACAAGCCCACTGTTCTCTATGCTTACCCTGCATGCCAGTCTGAACCATGGTGCTGTTGTTAGCCACAGAGAAGCTATTTCCCATGTAGTAGACCTTGCACATGTCTGCATAAAAGAGCTCTAGACAGGAGGAGAAGGCCACCCACTGCAGCTCTGTGCTCTTTCTTTCCCCTTGAGGCAGGGTTTTGTCCCGTAGTCG is a genomic window of Trichomycterus rosablanca isolate fTriRos1 chromosome 4, fTriRos1.hap1, whole genome shotgun sequence containing:
- the rgs9bp gene encoding regulator of G-protein signaling 9-binding protein isoform X1; this translates as MTLGKMLWKVVACYRHLASCVGGCTDSPSLRKDLQKTRAHAQTLATSCRNYLTTRLRDKTLPQGERKSTELQWVAFSSCLELFYADMCKVYYMGNSFSVANNSTMVQTGMQGGTAEVAACALSLPDLQEERGVQTASMEGLEQNQLEQEISQVDRTLEDMEMKVNVLRWTVEAQGPQYGDPVSTDSASLALLCYDEEEAVQKLCDRSQMFVVMLLCGVAVIALLLSVCVVFLA
- the rgs9bp gene encoding regulator of G-protein signaling 9-binding protein isoform X2 yields the protein MVLTSNKVADDGTSSQSLQEGQAMVDSLTKVVACYRHLASCVGGCTDSPSLRKDLQKTRAHAQTLATSCRNYLTTRLRDKTLPQGERKSTELQWVAFSSCLELFYADMCKVYYMGNSFSVANNSTMVQTGMQGGTAEVAACALSLPDLQEERGVQTASMEGLEQNQLEQEISQVDRTLEDMEMKVNVLRWTVEAQGPQYGDPVSTDSASLALLCYDEEEAVQKLCDRSQMFVVMLLCGVAVIALLLSVCVVFLA